A single window of Synechococcus sp. C9 DNA harbors:
- a CDS encoding RsmD family RNA methyltransferase — translation MELRPTTAKVRSALINIWRWELSGAVFLDLCTGTGAVALAARQAGARLVVAVDASAKAIRQLVVHANREDFYVLRGTLPGCLAGLKTKFDLIYFDPPYASGLYLPVLTGIVQHELLANDGELAVEHHTQSPLPEQHLSLIRTRQKNYGDTVLSFYQLVH, via the coding sequence ATGGAACTGCGACCAACCACTGCCAAAGTCCGGTCAGCCCTCATCAATATCTGGCGATGGGAATTGTCCGGGGCGGTGTTTCTGGATTTGTGTACGGGGACGGGGGCGGTGGCATTGGCGGCTCGGCAGGCGGGGGCACGTTTGGTGGTGGCGGTGGATGCGTCTGCCAAGGCGATTCGGCAATTGGTCGTTCATGCCAACCGGGAGGATTTCTACGTTCTGCGGGGCACCCTGCCGGGCTGTTTGGCGGGCTTAAAAACGAAGTTTGATCTCATTTACTTTGACCCCCCCTACGCCAGTGGGTTGTACCTGCCGGTGTTGACGGGAATTGTGCAACACGAATTGCTGGCAAATGATGGGGAATTGGCGGTCGAACATCACACCCAGTCACCCCTGCCGGAGCAACATTTAAGTTTAATTCGCACCCGCCAAAAAAACTATGGCGATACGGTTTTGAGTTTTTATCAACTGGTGCATTAA
- a CDS encoding phycobilisome protein codes for MLSELNQLTLKADGRYVTPEEWQPVHTYLAEMRQRFSAYGKIKAAEAEILQEMERRFLMRYPNFVYKNKPDMAKICRRDYIDMLRYIAATLLTGDITAYKQRTLCWFQTIAHCFHQESGSQFYGIMGEVLKERLTPQEFALVRPIVDITAEMVGS; via the coding sequence ATGCTTAGCGAACTCAACCAACTCACCCTCAAGGCCGACGGTCGGTATGTCACCCCGGAGGAATGGCAACCCGTCCACACCTATCTGGCGGAAATGCGCCAACGGTTCAGTGCCTACGGGAAAATCAAGGCTGCCGAAGCGGAAATTTTGCAGGAAATGGAACGCCGGTTTCTGATGCGTTATCCCAACTTTGTTTACAAAAACAAGCCAGATATGGCCAAAATTTGCCGCCGGGATTACATTGATATGTTGCGCTACATTGCCGCTACCCTGCTCACCGGGGATATTACCGCCTACAAGCAACGTACTCTCTGTTGGTTCCAAACCATCGCCCACTGCTTCCACCAGGAATCCGGTAGCCAATTCTATGGAATTATGGGGGAAGTTCTGAAAGAACGGTTAACCCCGCAGGAGTTTGCCCTGGTGCGTCCAATTGTGGACATTACTGCGGAAATGGTGGGCAGTTAG
- a CDS encoding 2Fe-2S iron-sulfur cluster-binding protein — MTWAVRLEPIGVTANLQDGQSLIEALVDNGLHVLQECGRRGMCATCHIYIQSGMGQLSPKNRREERTLAMVATAKANSRLACQTKVQGNGVIVQVPQGMYVDVMADVEALIGRRTEQDLVHPITGEVLVETGKLITRSIVNQLQDTRIQVSEYLKQSHEVSL, encoded by the coding sequence ATGACCTGGGCAGTGCGTTTGGAACCCATCGGCGTGACGGCCAATTTACAGGATGGGCAATCCCTGATCGAGGCTTTGGTTGACAATGGCCTGCACGTTTTGCAGGAATGTGGGCGGCGGGGGATGTGTGCCACCTGCCACATTTATATCCAAAGCGGCATGGGCCAACTCAGCCCCAAAAACCGCCGGGAAGAACGCACCCTCGCCATGGTCGCCACCGCCAAAGCCAACTCCCGTCTGGCGTGCCAAACCAAAGTCCAGGGGAACGGGGTCATCGTGCAGGTGCCCCAGGGGATGTATGTGGACGTGATGGCGGATGTGGAAGCCCTGATTGGTCGCCGCACCGAACAAGACCTGGTGCATCCCATTACCGGGGAGGTGTTGGTGGAAACCGGCAAGCTGATCACCCGCTCCATTGTCAACCAACTGCAAGACACCCGGATTCAGGTCAGCGAATACCTGAAACAATCCCACGAAGTCAGTTTGTGA
- a CDS encoding 4-vinyl reductase, translating to MNLDTLLNQPVPTDYFAPGAYVQGDAELGTLSNRRGNRLLAIPEHLVQGIYRSLEQEVGKATPLVLQSCGRHWGQHLFARLSEELAEYYGKPLAELTMQELVYCLIRCWQVHGWGQLHLDWSYSQRGLILVQNQNSPWVQPQSGSGQPSAYVEVGLLEVLFRQLTGREVQCVQIACISQGQGSNQFLIGLPEQLQPVMDWVQSGMDAATILQRLRN from the coding sequence ATGAATTTAGACACACTGCTGAATCAGCCGGTGCCAACGGACTACTTTGCGCCAGGAGCCTATGTGCAGGGGGATGCGGAACTGGGCACCCTGAGCAACCGCCGGGGCAATCGCCTGCTGGCCATCCCGGAACACCTGGTGCAGGGAATTTACCGGAGTTTGGAGCAGGAAGTGGGCAAGGCCACCCCTTTGGTGTTGCAAAGCTGTGGGCGGCACTGGGGACAGCATTTGTTTGCCCGCTTGTCGGAGGAATTGGCGGAATACTACGGCAAACCCCTAGCGGAATTGACCATGCAGGAGTTGGTGTACTGCCTGATCCGGTGCTGGCAGGTGCATGGGTGGGGGCAATTACACCTGGATTGGAGCTACAGCCAGCGGGGGTTGATCCTGGTGCAAAACCAGAATTCCCCCTGGGTGCAACCCCAGAGCGGTTCAGGTCAGCCCTCTGCCTACGTGGAGGTGGGTTTACTGGAGGTGTTGTTCCGCCAGTTGACCGGGCGGGAGGTGCAATGCGTCCAAATCGCCTGCATTTCCCAGGGGCAGGGGAGCAACCAGTTTCTCATCGGCTTACCGGAACAGTTGCAACCCGTCATGGATTGGGTGCAAAGCGGCATGGATGCGGCCACCATTCTCCAACGACTCCGCAATTAG
- a CDS encoding V4R domain-containing protein: MPGMPGKGTVLTTADWLENPTPTPVAPKDNKHNHYDLTTFFHWDLAQGKVTDWNGAVNFFASEDLITGLLDGLTEEVGEAAPVVMYQIGRQWGTFDGHAFDQWFTAEFQRSVRQSNLLFLLETWWWPFTAQGWGRWEVDLSLQKQNILLVNIFDSAIARTLGVVGKPVCHLYAGLFAGFLSHLVQRTLECAEIQCYSMGATYCRFVVGKAPVIQQVNQWVSQGLSVRDIEQKLAGGQAVWATT; this comes from the coding sequence ATGCCAGGAATGCCAGGAAAGGGAACGGTATTAACCACAGCCGATTGGTTGGAGAACCCCACGCCAACCCCGGTGGCACCAAAGGATAACAAGCACAACCATTACGATCTCACCACCTTTTTCCATTGGGATTTAGCCCAGGGGAAGGTGACGGATTGGAATGGAGCAGTGAATTTTTTTGCCAGCGAAGACCTGATCACGGGTTTACTCGACGGTTTGACGGAGGAGGTGGGGGAAGCCGCCCCGGTGGTGATGTACCAGATTGGTCGCCAGTGGGGCACCTTTGATGGGCACGCCTTTGACCAGTGGTTTACGGCGGAGTTTCAGCGTTCCGTGCGCCAGTCTAATTTATTGTTTTTGTTGGAAACCTGGTGGTGGCCGTTTACCGCCCAGGGTTGGGGGCGTTGGGAGGTGGATTTGTCCTTACAAAAGCAGAATATTTTGCTGGTGAACATCTTTGATTCGGCGATTGCGCGCACCCTGGGGGTGGTAGGCAAACCCGTGTGCCATTTGTATGCGGGGTTGTTTGCGGGCTTTTTGAGCCATCTGGTGCAACGGACGTTGGAATGTGCGGAAATCCAATGCTATTCGATGGGAGCGACCTACTGCCGGTTTGTGGTGGGCAAAGCGCCGGTGATCCAGCAGGTGAACCAGTGGGTCAGCCAGGGTTTGAGCGTGCGGGACATTGAGCAGAAACTCGCAGGGGGGCAGGCGGTATGGGCTACGACTTAA
- a CDS encoding PadR family transcriptional regulator, whose translation MTRGIPNPDLRVFTESGGCTPSPWRLCYSESNCLLYRPDTMLELATLGLLRREPLHGYRLTKLLELFMGSCISVNYGAIYPLLRRLEQRGHISSLSIQKGGAGPSRVIYQITPQGRERWLALMLEKHRESWVNSRARFMVMLCFFGDLTPEQRLLLLGHRLEQCQTRLTHLQAEETQGLFADHYQQAALQRAVRMVEEELAWVQELIDTEPTLEPVALQVQG comes from the coding sequence GTGACGAGGGGGATTCCCAACCCTGACCTCCGGGTTTTTACGGAGAGCGGCGGCTGTACCCCGTCCCCCTGGCGGCTGTGCTATAGTGAATCCAATTGCTTACTATATCGCCCTGATACAATGCTGGAATTGGCGACCCTGGGTTTATTGCGGCGGGAACCCCTGCACGGCTATCGCTTGACCAAACTGCTGGAATTATTTATGGGCAGTTGTATCAGCGTGAATTACGGGGCAATCTATCCCCTATTGCGGCGGTTGGAACAGCGGGGGCATATCAGCAGTTTGTCTATACAAAAAGGGGGGGCGGGCCCCAGCCGGGTGATTTACCAAATTACGCCCCAGGGGCGGGAGCGGTGGTTAGCATTAATGTTAGAAAAGCACCGGGAAAGCTGGGTCAACAGTCGGGCACGGTTTATGGTGATGTTGTGTTTCTTTGGGGATTTGACCCCCGAACAGCGGTTGTTGCTGTTGGGGCATCGGTTGGAGCAATGCCAAACCCGGTTGACCCATTTGCAGGCGGAGGAAACCCAGGGGTTGTTTGCCGATCACTACCAGCAGGCGGCATTGCAACGGGCGGTGCGGATGGTCGAGGAGGAATTAGCCTGGGTGCAGGAGTTAATTGACACGGAACCGACCCTGGAACCGGTTGCCCTCCAGGTGCAGGGATGA
- a CDS encoding efflux RND transporter periplasmic adaptor subunit: protein MMLQRLPLPRQRWVWVLLGLLVLGGGWLFYDRFLRILLVVIRLKPQPSPVVVTRPQVQRVAETSDFVGRFDSRQSVTLQPRISGQVQEILVQSGATVQAGQLLLRVDAAQEQAQVRNQEAAVKNAQAEVTAARTDVQAERATLKAVQANQAALSADRQLARQEYQRFEQLYREGAASQQELDQQLFRLRAAEARLEQAKAQVSTQQSAIARAEARLVRAQASLSQAQASLSQAQANLENYMIRAPFAGQIGNIPIKVGDFVTTSTPLLTLTENQNLELSLDIPLERAADLRLGLPVQLLSPQGQVIQTGSVFFIAPTVNTQSQTVQVKAAFANPAGRFRSDQFAQVRVVWATRPGLVVPVTAISRLGGQNFVFLAKPFRESGCKSAVLPNPGPPPQLQPTDWVAVQTQVQLGKIIGNTQEVLSGITPDSRLIPTGILQLNNCTWITEQKPVAPTPPS, encoded by the coding sequence ATGATGTTGCAACGACTGCCTTTGCCCCGCCAGCGGTGGGTGTGGGTGCTCCTGGGGCTGTTGGTGCTGGGGGGAGGTTGGTTATTCTACGACCGTTTTTTGCGGATTCTGCTGGTGGTGATTCGGCTCAAACCCCAGCCCTCGCCGGTGGTGGTGACCCGTCCCCAGGTGCAGAGGGTGGCGGAAACCTCTGATTTTGTGGGTCGGTTTGATTCCCGTCAATCGGTGACGTTGCAACCCCGGATCAGCGGGCAGGTGCAGGAAATTTTGGTGCAATCCGGGGCGACGGTACAAGCCGGGCAACTGCTCCTGCGGGTGGATGCCGCCCAAGAGCAGGCGCAGGTACGCAATCAGGAAGCCGCGGTCAAAAATGCCCAGGCGGAGGTCACGGCGGCGCGGACGGATGTGCAGGCAGAACGGGCGACCCTGAAAGCGGTGCAAGCCAATCAAGCCGCACTGTCGGCGGATCGGCAATTAGCCCGTCAGGAGTACCAGCGGTTTGAGCAATTGTACCGGGAGGGGGCAGCCAGCCAGCAGGAATTAGACCAGCAATTATTTCGTTTGCGTGCCGCTGAAGCCCGTCTGGAGCAGGCGAAAGCCCAGGTCAGCACCCAACAGTCCGCCATCGCCAGGGCAGAGGCTCGTTTGGTGCGGGCGCAAGCCAGTTTATCCCAAGCCCAAGCCAGTTTATCCCAAGCCCAGGCTAATTTAGAGAACTACATGATTCGGGCGCCTTTTGCCGGTCAAATTGGCAACATTCCCATCAAAGTCGGGGATTTCGTCACCACCAGCACCCCCCTGTTGACCCTCACGGAAAACCAAAACCTGGAACTCAGCCTGGACATTCCCCTGGAGCGGGCGGCGGATTTACGCCTGGGTTTGCCGGTGCAGTTGCTATCTCCCCAGGGGCAGGTGATTCAGACTGGGAGCGTTTTTTTCATTGCGCCGACGGTCAACACCCAGAGCCAGACCGTGCAGGTGAAAGCCGCCTTTGCCAATCCCGCAGGTCGGTTTCGGAGCGACCAATTTGCCCAGGTGCGGGTGGTGTGGGCGACCCGACCAGGGTTGGTTGTGCCCGTGACCGCCATTTCCCGGTTGGGCGGGCAAAATTTTGTCTTTCTCGCCAAACCCTTTCGGGAATCCGGGTGCAAAAGTGCGGTTTTACCGAATCCGGGTCCCCCCCCCCAGCTTCAGCCCACCGATTGGGTTGCCGTCCAGACCCAAGTGCAATTAGGTAAAATCATCGGTAACACGCAGGAAGTGTTGAGCGGCATCACCCCCGACAGCCGCCTGATTCCTACGGGGATTTTGCAGTTAAATAACTGCACCTGGATTACGGAACAAAAACCCGTTGCTCCCACACCCCCATCATGA
- a CDS encoding efflux RND transporter permease subunit: MIFSIANFFIRRPVFSTVLSVFILIVGAACIPTLPVAQYPNVTPPQIVVTSRYVGANAEVVESTVTNLLERELNGIDGLRYIKSTSANDGTSNIALTFDLDRNQDIVATDVQNRVSSVQPRLPDLVNRTGIQVTKANSSFLLAIGLYAEPDANGKDRYDDIYLSNYADLYITDALKRIKGVENVQIFGERQYAMRIWLDPLKLAARNLTPQDVVQAIREQNLQVGAGQIGQPPVPPGQEFQYSVTAQGRLANAEEFAKLVIRTEPNGSLLRLKDVARVELGAENYSSILRFTSDDGVSHRGVGLGIRQQLGSNALAVAKQVKARMQELQKSFPPGLKYEIAFDTTLFVEAGTQEVITSLILAIFLVVLIIFLFLQNWRSALITSIAIPVALVGTFIFVKIFGFSINTLTLFGLTLATGLVVDDAIVIVEDITKRIQEDGMAPLPAAMASMDALFGAVIATSIVLITVFVPVAFLPGTTGQLYRQFALTIAFAITISTFNAITLTPTLAALLIRPGQVPNHFVFRWLNQRLEELRQNYRESLQGVVQRKNVILALFCLALVLTYGAYNLIPKAFLPDEDQGYFITVVQAPQGVSLEYTERVLQKAEAILKTQPEIRNIFAVGGFSFSGATPNVGLIFATMRPWSERPRPEQSVTGVIGGFFPPPARGLFPQFLGIKEAVVIPFSPPAISGVGNFGGFEFHLQDRVGLGLSVLGETLDQFLEAAKKFPNPDRPVLTRLRADFSGNTPQIEVQVNRERANALGIKVSDIFNTLQTLLGSTYVNDFNQFQRTYRVYVQADGSFRTNPANLNQFYVRSQNNQMISLGNLITVRQITAPAVISHFNLFRSVEINGVASRGKSSGEAIQALETVAQQALPRGFGYEWSGLSLEEIESAGQAIGIFALGVVFVFLTLAAQYENYIDPFIIMLTVPLAVLGALMTVFLRGLTIDVYTQIGFVMLIGMASKNAILIVEFANQLVAEGLGITKAVLEACRERLRPILMTALSTLIGAFPLWMATGAGAAARRSLGTCIVGGMGIASLLSLFIVPVLYIVIKNLEARYLKRVPPV; the protein is encoded by the coding sequence ATGATCTTTTCTATTGCTAATTTTTTCATCCGCCGACCCGTTTTTTCTACGGTTTTGTCGGTGTTTATTCTAATTGTGGGTGCCGCCTGTATTCCCACGTTACCGGTTGCCCAATACCCGAATGTTACCCCCCCGCAAATTGTGGTTACGTCCCGCTATGTGGGTGCCAATGCGGAGGTGGTCGAATCCACTGTTACTAACCTTTTGGAACGGGAATTAAACGGCATTGATGGGCTGAGATATATCAAATCCACCAGTGCCAATGATGGAACCAGTAATATTGCCCTCACTTTTGACCTAGATCGGAATCAGGATATTGTGGCAACGGATGTACAAAACCGGGTATCGAGCGTCCAACCCCGCCTACCGGATTTAGTCAATCGCACGGGGATTCAAGTCACCAAAGCCAACAGTAGTTTTTTATTAGCCATTGGGCTATATGCGGAACCAGATGCGAATGGCAAAGACCGCTACGATGATATTTATTTAAGTAACTATGCCGACCTATACATTACGGATGCCCTGAAACGGATTAAAGGCGTAGAAAATGTGCAGATTTTTGGGGAACGCCAATATGCCATGCGGATTTGGCTTGACCCCTTGAAATTAGCCGCCCGAAATCTCACGCCTCAGGATGTGGTGCAAGCCATTCGGGAGCAAAATTTGCAGGTGGGGGCGGGACAAATTGGACAGCCGCCGGTGCCCCCTGGACAGGAATTTCAATACTCCGTAACGGCGCAGGGACGGTTAGCGAATGCTGAGGAATTTGCCAAATTGGTGATCCGCACCGAACCCAATGGTTCCCTGCTCCGGCTCAAGGATGTGGCCCGGGTGGAATTGGGGGCGGAAAATTACAGTTCGATTCTGCGATTTACGTCCGATGATGGGGTGTCCCACCGGGGGGTGGGTTTGGGCATTCGGCAACAGTTGGGCAGTAATGCTTTAGCGGTTGCCAAACAGGTCAAAGCCCGGATGCAAGAACTGCAAAAAAGTTTTCCGCCTGGATTGAAATATGAAATTGCGTTTGATACGACCCTATTTGTGGAAGCCGGTACTCAGGAAGTCATTACTTCTTTAATTTTAGCTATCTTTTTAGTGGTTTTGATTATTTTCCTATTTTTGCAGAATTGGCGGTCGGCGTTGATCACGTCTATTGCTATCCCCGTTGCTTTGGTGGGGACGTTTATCTTTGTGAAAATTTTTGGGTTTTCGATCAATACCCTCACCCTGTTTGGTTTAACCCTGGCAACGGGTTTGGTGGTGGATGATGCAATTGTGATTGTTGAGGATATTACCAAACGTATCCAGGAAGATGGGATGGCTCCCCTACCGGCGGCGATGGCTTCGATGGATGCCCTATTTGGGGCGGTGATCGCCACATCAATTGTGTTAATTACGGTGTTTGTGCCGGTGGCTTTTTTACCAGGAACCACAGGGCAACTCTACCGCCAATTTGCCCTCACCATTGCCTTTGCGATTACCATTTCCACGTTCAATGCCATTACCCTAACCCCGACTTTAGCCGCCCTTTTAATCCGTCCCGGACAAGTTCCCAATCACTTTGTCTTTCGCTGGCTGAATCAACGTTTGGAAGAATTGCGCCAGAATTATCGGGAAAGTTTGCAAGGGGTGGTGCAACGAAAAAATGTTATTTTGGCATTGTTTTGTCTGGCTTTGGTATTGACCTACGGAGCCTATAATCTGATCCCCAAAGCCTTTTTACCCGATGAAGACCAGGGCTATTTTATTACCGTTGTGCAAGCCCCCCAAGGGGTATCCCTGGAATATACGGAGCGGGTGTTACAAAAGGCGGAAGCCATCCTCAAAACCCAACCGGAAATTCGCAATATTTTTGCGGTGGGGGGCTTTAGTTTTAGTGGGGCAACGCCGAATGTGGGGTTAATTTTTGCCACCATGCGTCCCTGGTCAGAACGGCCTCGGCCCGAACAATCCGTAACTGGGGTGATTGGTGGCTTTTTCCCACCCCCGGCCCGGGGTTTATTCCCGCAATTTTTGGGAATTAAAGAGGCGGTAGTGATTCCTTTTTCCCCCCCAGCAATTAGTGGTGTGGGCAATTTTGGTGGTTTTGAATTTCATTTACAGGATCGGGTGGGTCTGGGTCTATCCGTGTTGGGGGAAACTCTGGATCAATTTCTGGAGGCGGCCAAAAAATTTCCTAATCCCGACCGGCCGGTCTTAACCCGACTGCGGGCGGATTTCAGTGGTAACACGCCCCAAATTGAGGTGCAGGTGAATCGGGAGCGGGCAAATGCCCTAGGTATTAAGGTGTCCGACATTTTCAACACCTTACAAACCCTGCTCGGTTCCACCTATGTGAATGACTTTAATCAATTCCAACGCACCTATCGGGTGTATGTGCAAGCGGACGGTTCATTCCGCACCAATCCGGCGAACCTCAATCAATTTTATGTGCGCTCTCAAAACAATCAAATGATTTCCTTGGGGAATCTAATTACGGTTCGGCAAATTACAGCGCCAGCGGTGATTAGTCATTTCAATTTATTCCGTTCGGTGGAAATCAACGGGGTAGCCAGTCGCGGCAAATCCTCTGGGGAGGCTATTCAAGCCTTAGAAACGGTGGCACAGCAAGCCTTACCGCGGGGATTTGGTTACGAATGGTCGGGGTTATCCCTAGAGGAAATTGAATCGGCGGGGCAGGCGATTGGCATTTTTGCGTTGGGGGTTGTATTTGTATTTTTGACCTTGGCCGCTCAGTATGAAAATTATATTGATCCATTCATTATCATGCTGACGGTGCCCCTGGCGGTATTGGGGGCATTAATGACTGTCTTTTTGCGGGGATTGACCATTGATGTTTACACTCAAATCGGCTTTGTCATGTTGATTGGGATGGCGAGTAAAAATGCCATTTTGATTGTGGAATTTGCCAATCAATTGGTGGCGGAAGGTTTGGGGATCACCAAAGCGGTGTTGGAAGCCTGTCGGGAACGTTTGCGACCGATTTTGATGACGGCACTTTCTACTTTGATCGGGGCATTTCCCCTGTGGATGGCGACGGGGGCAGGGGCGGCGGCACGGCGTTCTTTGGGTACCTGTATTGTTGGCGGGATGGGGATTGCCAGTTTACTGAGTTTATTCATCGTTCCGGTGCTGTACATTGTCATCAAAAATCTGGAAGCCCGATACCTTAAGCGGGTTCCCCCGGTTTAA
- the raf1 gene encoding RuBisCO accumulation factor 1, translated as MSDSTPEQHQQWLQQLRRREGTWVDWGQLCQHLSKAGWRTEAIFEETGLEPSTQNQLIVASQVFASLEDAQVQDYFRTEGSDLLYELRLLSQTQRLACARFVAEKRLDASATREVVKAIKERSQYRVPPNFSDHPGDAVAFQCWRLLRQKPTSPERVRLLSRGLSFAHTEAARTALEQLLDPQHRETLPTPPRLPWYRLESALEQPLILTLVGELPLSVSVWEDTPVAQTQPPFGHVTGAPQVVALPGWPILRSAQEPLALLTHQLPGEIGIAEPVLLVVDRQATQWQAEHYFLVSENGQVTLKWFGDDPGCPLLGRLILAVRPPRLLDPEHLNQPWQIEE; from the coding sequence ATGAGTGACTCCACCCCCGAACAGCACCAACAATGGTTGCAACAACTGCGGCGGCGAGAAGGTACTTGGGTGGATTGGGGGCAACTTTGTCAACACCTGAGTAAAGCCGGGTGGCGTACCGAAGCCATTTTTGAAGAAACCGGACTGGAACCCAGCACCCAAAATCAACTGATTGTCGCCAGCCAAGTCTTTGCCTCCCTGGAGGATGCCCAAGTGCAGGACTATTTCCGCACCGAAGGCAGTGACCTCCTCTACGAACTGCGGCTATTGTCCCAGACCCAACGGCTCGCCTGCGCCCGATTTGTAGCTGAAAAACGCCTGGACGCCAGTGCCACCCGAGAGGTCGTCAAAGCCATCAAGGAACGGAGCCAATACCGGGTACCGCCGAATTTTAGCGACCATCCGGGGGATGCGGTGGCTTTCCAATGCTGGCGACTTCTGCGGCAAAAACCCACCAGCCCAGAGCGGGTACGTCTCCTATCCCGGGGCTTGAGTTTTGCCCACACGGAAGCAGCGAGAACGGCTCTGGAACAACTCCTCGACCCCCAGCACCGGGAAACCCTGCCCACCCCTCCCCGCCTGCCCTGGTATCGGTTAGAATCCGCCCTGGAGCAACCCCTGATCCTGACCCTGGTGGGGGAATTGCCCCTAAGTGTGTCAGTTTGGGAAGATACACCCGTTGCCCAAACCCAGCCCCCCTTTGGCCACGTCACGGGTGCGCCCCAGGTGGTGGCCTTACCGGGGTGGCCAATTTTGCGTTCCGCCCAGGAGCCGCTTGCCCTGCTCACCCACCAACTGCCGGGGGAAATTGGCATTGCCGAACCCGTATTACTGGTGGTGGACCGCCAAGCTACCCAATGGCAAGCGGAGCATTATTTTTTAGTATCAGAGAATGGGCAAGTGACCCTCAAGTGGTTTGGGGATGATCCGGGTTGCCCCCTACTGGGGCGGCTGATTTTGGCCGTGCGTCCCCCCCGCCTGCTTGACCCCGAACACCTGAACCAGCCCTGGCAAATTGAAGAGTAG
- the recA gene encoding recombinase RecA, whose product MPAAPTDDSQKDKQKALTLAMQQIEKTFGKGAIMRLGDGSRIKVETVPSGALTLDLALGGGLPKGRVVEIYGPESSGKTTVALHAVAEVQKRGGIAAFVDAEHALDPAYAEVLGVDVQNLLVSQPDHGEAALEIVDSLVRSTAVDIIVVDSVAALVPKAEIEGDMGDSHMGLQARLMSQALRKITGNISKTGCIVIFLNQLRQKIGVTYGNPETTTGGNALKFYASVRLDIRRIQTLKKGTEEFGIRVKVKVAKNKVAPPFRLAEFDIVFGKGISQAGCILDIAEQVGIVKRKGAWYSYQGENIGQGRENTLQYLEEHPAIRDTIDQQVRQKLEAGAVIAPTTAPTSEDLDEELEPTDE is encoded by the coding sequence ATGCCCGCCGCTCCCACTGACGACAGCCAAAAAGACAAGCAAAAAGCCCTTACCCTTGCCATGCAACAGATCGAAAAAACCTTTGGCAAAGGGGCGATCATGCGTTTGGGGGATGGTTCCCGGATCAAGGTGGAAACCGTCCCCAGCGGCGCCTTGACCCTGGATTTAGCCCTGGGAGGCGGTCTGCCCAAGGGACGGGTGGTGGAAATCTACGGCCCGGAAAGCTCTGGGAAAACCACCGTCGCCCTCCATGCGGTCGCTGAAGTGCAAAAACGGGGGGGGATTGCCGCCTTTGTGGATGCGGAACACGCCCTCGACCCCGCCTACGCCGAAGTTCTGGGGGTGGATGTGCAAAATCTGCTGGTCTCCCAACCGGATCACGGGGAAGCCGCCCTGGAGATTGTGGACTCCCTGGTGCGCTCAACGGCAGTGGACATCATCGTGGTGGACTCGGTGGCGGCTCTGGTGCCCAAGGCGGAAATTGAGGGGGATATGGGCGATTCCCACATGGGTCTGCAAGCCCGGCTGATGAGCCAAGCCCTGCGGAAAATTACCGGCAACATCAGCAAAACCGGCTGTATCGTCATTTTTCTCAACCAACTGCGGCAAAAAATTGGTGTCACCTACGGCAACCCGGAAACCACCACCGGCGGCAACGCCCTCAAGTTTTACGCCTCGGTGCGGCTGGACATTCGCCGCATCCAAACCCTGAAAAAGGGCACGGAGGAATTTGGCATCCGGGTCAAGGTAAAAGTGGCGAAAAATAAAGTCGCCCCCCCGTTTCGGTTGGCGGAATTTGACATCGTGTTTGGCAAAGGCATTTCCCAGGCGGGCTGTATCCTGGATATTGCCGAGCAGGTGGGGATCGTCAAGCGCAAGGGTGCCTGGTACAGCTACCAGGGGGAAAACATCGGTCAGGGGCGGGAAAACACCCTGCAATACCTGGAGGAACACCCAGCCATCCGGGACACCATTGACCAGCAGGTGCGGCAAAAACTGGAAGCCGGTGCGGTGATTGCCCCGACCACTGCCCCCACCAGCGAAGACCTGGACGAGGAGCTAGAACCGACGGATGAGTGA